The following proteins come from a genomic window of Miscanthus floridulus cultivar M001 chromosome 2, ASM1932011v1, whole genome shotgun sequence:
- the LOC136540156 gene encoding ABC transporter G family member 5-like, which produces MSRFVDKLPFFDRRSSPMEEAGDIPRNGLLHMHHHQPHHSGLLMQPQPSPPAKQSSFTLAQLLKRVNEARSDASSPTSSPTHSHYTIELGGSVPGSTGSDLSERMRGGGDRGGDWPLLPFVLKFTDLTYSVKQRKKGPCLPALPFRRGGGEPAGPEVPRMKTLLDNISGEAREGEIMAVLGASGSGKSTLIDALANRIVKESLHGSVTLNGESLDSNLLKVISAYVMQDDLLYPMLTVEETLMFAAEFRLPRSLPTKEKKKRVQALIDQLGLRNAGNTIIGDEGHRGVSGGERRRVSIGVDIIHDPIVLFLDEPTSGLDSTSAFMVVKVLQRIAQSGSVVVMSIHQPSYRILGLLDRLLFLSRGQTVYYGSPRALPSFFNDFGKPIPGNENPTEFALDLIRELETMPDGARDLVEHNKKWQTRMAPKAKHHDGHGEKPSLSLKEAISASISRGKLVSGATDGSVSVHSPGELAAPAAPVSKFANPFWVEMGVLTRRAFLSTKRTPEIFIIRLAAVMVTGFILATIFWRLDDSPKGVEERLGFFAIAMSTMFYTCSDSLPVFLNERYIFLRETAYNAYRRSSYVLSHTIVGFPSLIVLSFAFALTTFFAVGLAGGADGFFFFVAIVLASFWAGSGFATFLSGVVTNVMLGFPVVVSTLAYFLLFSGFFINRDRIPRYWLWFHYLSLVKYPYEAVMQNEFSDPTRCFVRGVQMFDNTPLAALPAVLKVRVLRAMSQSLGVDIGTNTCITTGPDFLRQQAVTDLTKWDCLWITVAWGFLFRILFYISLLLGSRNKRR; this is translated from the coding sequence ATGTCGCGGTTCGTCGACAAGCTGCCGTTCTTTGACCGGAGGTCGTCGCCAATGGAGGAGGCCGGGGACATCCCGCGGAACGGCCTCCTGCACATGCACCACCACCAGCCGCACCACAGCGGCCTGCTCATGCAGCCGCAGCCGTCGCCGCCGGCGAAGCAGTCGTCGTTCACGCTCGCGCAGCTGCTGAAGCGCGTCAACGAGGCGCGCAGCGACGCCTCGTCGCCCACGTCCTCGCCCACGCACTCGCACTACACCATCGAGCTGGGCGGCTCCGTGCCGGGCTCCACCGGCAGCGACCTGAGCGAGCGcatgcgcggcggcggcgaccgcggCGGCGACTGGCCGCTCCTCCCGTTCGTGCTCAAGTTCACGGACCTGACGTACAGCGTCAAGCAGCGGAAGAAGGGACCGTGCCTGCCGGCGCTGCCGTTCCGCCGCGGGGGCGGGGAGCCGGCCGGGCCCGAGGTGCCTCGGATGAAGACGCTGCTGGATAACATCTCCGGCGAGGCACGGGAGGGCGAGATCATGGCGGTGCTCGGCGCCAGCGGCTCTGGCAAGAGCACGCTCATCGACGCGCTCGCCAACCGCATCGTCAAGGAGAGCCTCCACGGCTCCGTCACGCTCAACGGGGAGTCGCTCGACAGCAACCTGCTCAAGGTCATCTCCGCGTACGTCATGCAGGACGATCTCCTGTACCCGATGCTCACCGTGGAGGAGACGCTCATGTTCGCCGCCGAGTTCCGTCTGCCCCGCTCGCTGCCaaccaaggagaagaagaagcgcGTGCAGGCGCTCATCGACCAGCTCGGCCTGCGCAACGCGGGCAACACCATCATCGGCGACGAGGGCCACCGCGGTGTGTCCGGCGGGGAGCGCCGCCGCGTGTCCATCGGCGTGGACATCATCCACGACCCCATCGTCCTGTTCCTCGACGAGCCCACCTCCGGGCTCGACTCCACCAGCGCGTTCATGGTGGTCAAGGTGCTGCAGCGCATCGCGCAGAGCGGCAGCGTGGTGGTCATGTCCATCCACCAGCCGAGCTACCGCATCCTCGGCCTCCTCGACCGCCTCCTGTTCCTCTCCCGCGGCCAGACGGTGTACTACGGCTCGCCACGCGCGCTGCCGTCCTTCTTCAACGACTTCGGCAAGCCCATCCCTGGAAACGAGAACCCGACGGAGTTCGCGCTCGACCTCATCAGGGAGCTGGAGACCATGCCGGACGGGGCCAGGGACCTCGTGGAGCACAACAAGAAATGGCAGACGCGCATGGCTCCCAAGGCGAAGCACCACGACGGGCACGGCGAGAAGCCGTCGCTGTCCCTGAAGGAGGCCATCAGCGCCAGCATCTCTCGCGGGAAGCTCGTGTCCGGCGCGACCGACGGATCCGTGTCGGTGCATTCGCCCGGGGAgttggcggcgccggcggccccGGTGTCGAAGTTCGCGAACCCGTTCTGGGTCGAGATGGGCGTCCTCACCCGTCGCGCGTTCCTCAGCACGAAGCGCACGCCGGAGATCTTCATCATCCGCCTAGCGGCCGTGATGGTGACGGGGTTCATCCTGGCGACCATCTTCTGGCGCCTGGACGACTCCCCCAAGGGAGTCGAGGAGCGCCTGGGCTTCTTCGCCATCGCCATGTCCACCATGTTCTACACCTGCTCCGACTCGCTCCCCGTGTTCCTCAACGAGCGCTACATCTTCCTCCGGGAGACGGCCTACAACGCGTACCGGCGGTCCTCTTACGTGCTCTCCCACACCATCGTCGGCTTCCCGTCGCTGATCGTGCTCTCCTTCGCGTTCGCGCTCACCACGTTCTTCGCCGTGGGCCTGGCCGGCGGCGCCGacggcttcttcttcttcgtgGCCATCGTGCTGGCGTCCTTCTGGGCCGGCTCTGGGTTCGCGACGTTCCTCTCTGGCGTGGTGACGAACGTGATGCTGGGTTTCCCCGTGGTGGTGTCGACGCTGGCCTACTTCCTCCTCTTCAGCGGCTTCTTCATCAACCGGGACCGCATCCCGCGGTACTGGCTCTGGTTCCACTACCTGTCGCTGGTCAAGTACCCGTACGAGGCGGTGATGCAGAACGAGTTCAGCGACCCGACGCGGTGCTTCGTGCGGGGCGTGCAGATGTTCGACAACACGCCGCTGGCGGCGCTGCCGGCGGTGCTCAAGGTGCGGGTGCTGCGCGCCATGAGCCAGTCGCTGGGCGTGGACATCGGCACGAACACGTGCATCACAACGGGGCCAGACTTCCTGCGGCAGCAGGCCGTGACGGACCTCACCAAGTGGGACTGCCTCTGGATCACCGTCGCTTGGGGGTTCCTCTTCCGCATCCTCTTCTACATTTCGCTGCTGCTCGGGAGCAGGAACAAGAGGAGGTGA